One Castanea sativa cultivar Marrone di Chiusa Pesio chromosome 4, ASM4071231v1 DNA window includes the following coding sequences:
- the LOC142631418 gene encoding probably inactive leucine-rich repeat receptor-like protein kinase At5g48380: MAVKRLHASQHYENQFISELITLASLRHKNLVPLMGFCLEMQERLLVYRYMSNGSLHDWLHVVEDRAKMLEWPIRVKIIVGIARGLTWIHHMCHFQVVHLDISSKGILLHQNFEPKISTLGEAMFMNQNDIDLNKSCSINSEFREVELVKKDVYSFGIVLLELITGNEPNQMTNFLDFQESTFDLYDVIDKSLLGKGYDGEIFQFLRIACSCVQPCTDQRPTMLEVCKKLRAIRERNCLTVKDDFKLVRQPETAASITEDDVIITVHTDSP; encoded by the coding sequence ATGGCGGTTAAGAGGTTACATGCATCACAACATTATGAGAATCAATTTATATCGGAGCTAATCACATTGGCTAGTTTGAGACATAAAAATTTGGTGCCCCTCATGGGGTTCTGCCTAGAAATGCAGGAAAGGCTTCTTGTATACAGATATATGTCAAATGGAAGTCTCCATGATTGGCTACATGTTGTGGAAGATAGGGCCAAGATGTTGGAGTGGCCTATAAGGGTTAAAATCATAGTTGGTATAGCTAGAGGCTTGACCTGGATTCACCATATGTGTCATTTCCAAGTAGTTCACCTCGACATTAGCTCGAAAGGTATCTTACTTCATCAAAATTTTGAGCCCAAGATATCAACATTAGGAGAGGCAATGTTCATGAACCAAAATGACATTGATTTGAACAAGAGCTGCTCTATAAATAGTGAATTTAGGGAGGTCGAACTTGTTAAGAAGGATGTATATAGCTTTGGAATTGTGCTTCTAGAGCTAATTACAGGCAATGAGCCAAATCAGATGACTAACTTTCTTGACTTTCAGGAATCAACATTTGATCTTTATGATGTCATTGATAAATCTTTGTTGGGGAAAGGATATGATGGTGAAATATTTCAGTTCCTTAGGATTGCTTGTAGCTGTGTTCAGCCTTGTACCGATCAAAGGCCAACGATGCTTGAAGTGTGCAAGAAATTGAGGGCTATCAGGGAGAGAAATTGCCTCACTGTTAAAGATGATTTTAAGTTAGTAAGGCAACCTGAAACTGCTGCCTCTATCACTGAAGACGATGTAATCATTACGGTTCACACAGACTCACCATGA
- the LOC142631651 gene encoding 2-alkenal reductase (NADP(+)-dependent)-like isoform X2, producing MATSVVVGEEVMRNKQVIFKDYVSGFLKESDMQVINGTLKLKLPEGSNGIVVKNLYLSCDPYMRNRMTRVEGPNLFTSFTPGSPLTGFGVARVLDSGHPNFKKGDLIWGTTGWEEYSVITELEGLFKIQHTDVPLSYYTGILGMPGLSAYVGFYEVCSPKKGEYVFISAASGAVGQLVGQFAKLMGCYVVGSAGSKEKVDLLKRKFGFDDAFNYKEETDLDAALKRYFPEGIDIYFENVGGKMFDAVLLNMKDHGRISVCGLISQYNLDQPEGVQNLMCLIYKRIHMKGFVVFDYYNIYPKFLDVMLPYIREGKIMYVEDIAEGLESGPAALVGLYSGRNVGKQVVLIARE from the exons ATGGCTACTAGTGTTGTTGTTGGTGAGGAAGTGATGAGGAACAAGCAAGTAATATTCAAGGACTACGTGTCTGGTTTTCTCAAAGAATCAGACATGCAAGTGATCAATGGAACCCTGAAACTGAAGCTTCCAGAGGGCTCCAATGGAATAGTAGTGAAGAACCTTTACTTGTCCTGTGATCCTTACATGCGTAACCGGATGACAAGAGTTGAGGGTCCTAACCTTTTTACTTCTTTCACTCCTGGCTCT CCATTAACTGGTTTTGGGGTGGCTAGAGTATTGGATTCAGGACACCCAAACTTCAAGAAAGGTGACTTGATTTGGGGCACAACCGGATGGGAAGAGTATAGTGTCATCACAGAACTGGAAGGActctttaaaatccagcacacTGATGTCCCCCTTTCCTACTATACTGGAATTCTTG GTATGCCTGGTTTGTCAGCGTATGTCGGTTTTTATGAAGTTTGTTCTCCTAAGAAAGGGGAATATGTGTTTATTTCTGCGGCATCAGGTGCAGTTGGTCAGCTTGTTGGGCAATTTGCAAAGTTGATGGGTTGCTATGTTGTTGGAAGTGCTGGAAGTAAAGAAAAG GTTGATCTCCTAAAGAGGAAGTTTGGGTTTGATGATGCTTTCAATTATAAGGAAGAAACTGACTTGGACGCTGCGTTGAAAAG GTACTTCCCTGAGGGCATTGATATCTACTTTGAGAACGTAGGAGGAAAAATGTTTGATGCTGTGCTTCTCAATATGAAAGACCATGGCAGGATTTCTGTATGTGGACTAATTTCACAATACAATCTTGATCAGCCTGAAGGTGTTCAGAACTTGATGTGTCTTATTTATAAAAGAATTCACATGAAAGGATTTGTTGTCTTTGATTACTATAACATTTATCCCAAGTTCTTGGATGTAATGCTGCCTTACATAAGAGAAGGGAAGATAATGTATGTGGAGGACATAGCTGAAGGCCTTGAGAGTGGCCCTGCTGCTCTGGTAGGACTTTATAGTGGCCGCAATGTTGGGAAACAAGTTGTTTTGATTGCTCGGGAGTGA
- the LOC142631651 gene encoding 2-alkenal reductase (NADP(+)-dependent)-like isoform X3 translates to MATSVVVGEEVMRNKQVIFKDYVSGFLKESDMQVINGTLKLKLPEGSNGIVVKNLYLSCDPYMRNRMTRPLTGFGVARVLDSGHPNFKKGDLIWGTTGWEEYSVITELEGLFKIQHTDVPLSYYTGILGMPGLSAYVGFYEVCSPKKGEYVFISAASGAVGQLVGQFAKLMGCYVVGSAGSKEKVDLLKRKFGFDDAFNYKEETDLDAALKRVHGDSTFMENPIDRYFPEGIDIYFENVGGKMFDAVLLNMKDHGRISVCGLISQYNLDQPEGVQNLMCLIYKRIHMKGFVVFDYYNIYPKFLDVMLPYIREGKIMYVEDIAEGLESGPAALVGLYSGRNVGKQVVLIARE, encoded by the exons ATGGCTACTAGTGTTGTTGTTGGTGAGGAAGTGATGAGGAACAAGCAAGTAATATTCAAGGACTACGTGTCTGGTTTTCTCAAAGAATCAGACATGCAAGTGATCAATGGAACCCTGAAACTGAAGCTTCCAGAGGGCTCCAATGGAATAGTAGTGAAGAACCTTTACTTGTCCTGTGATCCTTACATGCGTAACCGGATGACAAGA CCATTAACTGGTTTTGGGGTGGCTAGAGTATTGGATTCAGGACACCCAAACTTCAAGAAAGGTGACTTGATTTGGGGCACAACCGGATGGGAAGAGTATAGTGTCATCACAGAACTGGAAGGActctttaaaatccagcacacTGATGTCCCCCTTTCCTACTATACTGGAATTCTTG GTATGCCTGGTTTGTCAGCGTATGTCGGTTTTTATGAAGTTTGTTCTCCTAAGAAAGGGGAATATGTGTTTATTTCTGCGGCATCAGGTGCAGTTGGTCAGCTTGTTGGGCAATTTGCAAAGTTGATGGGTTGCTATGTTGTTGGAAGTGCTGGAAGTAAAGAAAAG GTTGATCTCCTAAAGAGGAAGTTTGGGTTTGATGATGCTTTCAATTATAAGGAAGAAACTGACTTGGACGCTGCGTTGAAAAG GGTACATGGTGATAGCACATTCATGGAAAATCCTATTGACAG GTACTTCCCTGAGGGCATTGATATCTACTTTGAGAACGTAGGAGGAAAAATGTTTGATGCTGTGCTTCTCAATATGAAAGACCATGGCAGGATTTCTGTATGTGGACTAATTTCACAATACAATCTTGATCAGCCTGAAGGTGTTCAGAACTTGATGTGTCTTATTTATAAAAGAATTCACATGAAAGGATTTGTTGTCTTTGATTACTATAACATTTATCCCAAGTTCTTGGATGTAATGCTGCCTTACATAAGAGAAGGGAAGATAATGTATGTGGAGGACATAGCTGAAGGCCTTGAGAGTGGCCCTGCTGCTCTGGTAGGACTTTATAGTGGCCGCAATGTTGGGAAACAAGTTGTTTTGATTGCTCGGGAGTGA
- the LOC142631651 gene encoding 2-alkenal reductase (NADP(+)-dependent)-like isoform X1 produces MATSVVVGEEVMRNKQVIFKDYVSGFLKESDMQVINGTLKLKLPEGSNGIVVKNLYLSCDPYMRNRMTRVEGPNLFTSFTPGSPLTGFGVARVLDSGHPNFKKGDLIWGTTGWEEYSVITELEGLFKIQHTDVPLSYYTGILGMPGLSAYVGFYEVCSPKKGEYVFISAASGAVGQLVGQFAKLMGCYVVGSAGSKEKVDLLKRKFGFDDAFNYKEETDLDAALKRVHGDSTFMENPIDRYFPEGIDIYFENVGGKMFDAVLLNMKDHGRISVCGLISQYNLDQPEGVQNLMCLIYKRIHMKGFVVFDYYNIYPKFLDVMLPYIREGKIMYVEDIAEGLESGPAALVGLYSGRNVGKQVVLIARE; encoded by the exons ATGGCTACTAGTGTTGTTGTTGGTGAGGAAGTGATGAGGAACAAGCAAGTAATATTCAAGGACTACGTGTCTGGTTTTCTCAAAGAATCAGACATGCAAGTGATCAATGGAACCCTGAAACTGAAGCTTCCAGAGGGCTCCAATGGAATAGTAGTGAAGAACCTTTACTTGTCCTGTGATCCTTACATGCGTAACCGGATGACAAGAGTTGAGGGTCCTAACCTTTTTACTTCTTTCACTCCTGGCTCT CCATTAACTGGTTTTGGGGTGGCTAGAGTATTGGATTCAGGACACCCAAACTTCAAGAAAGGTGACTTGATTTGGGGCACAACCGGATGGGAAGAGTATAGTGTCATCACAGAACTGGAAGGActctttaaaatccagcacacTGATGTCCCCCTTTCCTACTATACTGGAATTCTTG GTATGCCTGGTTTGTCAGCGTATGTCGGTTTTTATGAAGTTTGTTCTCCTAAGAAAGGGGAATATGTGTTTATTTCTGCGGCATCAGGTGCAGTTGGTCAGCTTGTTGGGCAATTTGCAAAGTTGATGGGTTGCTATGTTGTTGGAAGTGCTGGAAGTAAAGAAAAG GTTGATCTCCTAAAGAGGAAGTTTGGGTTTGATGATGCTTTCAATTATAAGGAAGAAACTGACTTGGACGCTGCGTTGAAAAG GGTACATGGTGATAGCACATTCATGGAAAATCCTATTGACAG GTACTTCCCTGAGGGCATTGATATCTACTTTGAGAACGTAGGAGGAAAAATGTTTGATGCTGTGCTTCTCAATATGAAAGACCATGGCAGGATTTCTGTATGTGGACTAATTTCACAATACAATCTTGATCAGCCTGAAGGTGTTCAGAACTTGATGTGTCTTATTTATAAAAGAATTCACATGAAAGGATTTGTTGTCTTTGATTACTATAACATTTATCCCAAGTTCTTGGATGTAATGCTGCCTTACATAAGAGAAGGGAAGATAATGTATGTGGAGGACATAGCTGAAGGCCTTGAGAGTGGCCCTGCTGCTCTGGTAGGACTTTATAGTGGCCGCAATGTTGGGAAACAAGTTGTTTTGATTGCTCGGGAGTGA
- the LOC142631652 gene encoding 2-alkenal reductase (NADP(+)-dependent)-like isoform X1, with the protein MASVVGEEVRNKQVILKDYVTGFPKESDMQVINGTMKLKLQEGSHGIVVKNLYLSCDPYMRIRMTRVEGPNVFTSYTPGSPLTGFGVAKVLDSGHPNFKKGDLIWGTISWEEYSLITELEGLFKIKHTDVPLSYYTGILGMPGLTAYAGFYEVCSPKKGEYVFISAASGAVGQLVGQFAKLMGCYVVGTAGSKEKVDLLRNKFGFDEAFNYKEETDLDGALKRYFPEGIDIYFENVGGKMLDAVLLNMKDHGRISVCGLVSQYNLDQPEGVQNLMCLIYKRIHMKGFVVFDYYNIYPKFLDVMLPYIREGKIMYVEDIAEGLESGPAALVGLYSGRNVGKQVVLIARE; encoded by the exons ATGGCTAGTGTTGTAGGTGAAGAAGTGAGGAACAAGCAAGTAATATTGAAGGACTACGTGACTGGTTTTCCTAAAGAGTCAGACATGCAAGTGATCAATGGAACCATGAAACTGAAGCTTCAAGAGGGATCCCATGGAATAGTAGTGAAGAACCTTTACTTGTCCTGTGATCCTTACATGCGTATCCGGATGACAAGAGTTGAGGGTCCTAACGTGTTTACCTCCTATACTCCTGGCTct CCATTAACTGGGTTTGGGGTGGCCAAAGTTTTGGATTCAGGACACCCAAACTTCAAGAAAGGTGACTTGATTTGGGGCACAATTTCATGGGAAGAATACAGCCTCATCACAGAACTGGAAGGACTCTTTAAAATCAAGCACACTGATGTACCCCTTTCCTACTATACTGGAATTCTTG GTATGCCTGGTTTGACTGCTTATGCTGGTTTTTATGAAGTTTGTTCTCCTAAGAAAGGAGAGTATGTCTTCATTTCTGCTGCATCAGGTGCAGTTGGTCAGCTTGTTGGGCAATTTGCAAAGTTGATGGGTTGCTATGTAGTTGGTACTGCTGGAAGTAAAGAAAAG GTTGATCTACTGCGGAACAAGTTTGGGTTTGATGAGGCTTTCAATTATAAGGAAGAAACTGACTTGGACGGAGCTTTGAAGAG GTACTTCCCTGAGGGCATTGATATCTACTTTGAGAACGTAGGGGGAAAAATGCTTGATGCTGTGCTTCTCAATATGAAAGACCATGGCAGGATTTCTGTATGTGGACTGGTTTCACAATACAATCTTGATCAGCCTGAAGGTGTTCAGAACTTGATGTGTCTTATTTATAAAAGAATTCACATGAAAGGATTTGTTGTCTTTGATTACTATAACATTTATCCCAAGTTCTTGGATGTAATGCTGCCTTACATAAGAGAAGGGAAGATAATGTATGTGGAAGACATAGCTGAAGGCCTTGAGAGTGGCCCTGCTGCTCTGGTAGGACTTTATAGTGGCCGCAATGTTGGGAAACAAGTTGTTTTGATTGCTCGGGAGTGA
- the LOC142631652 gene encoding 2-alkenal reductase (NADP(+)-dependent)-like isoform X2, with the protein MASVVGEEVRNKQVILKDYVTGFPKESDMQVINGTMKLKLQEGSHGIVVKNLYLSCDPYMRIRMTRVEGPNVFTSYTPGSPLTGFGVAKVLDSGHPNFKKGDLIWGTISWEEYSLITELEGLFKIKHTDVPLSYYTGILGEYVFISAASGAVGQLVGQFAKLMGCYVVGTAGSKEKVDLLRNKFGFDEAFNYKEETDLDGALKRYFPEGIDIYFENVGGKMLDAVLLNMKDHGRISVCGLVSQYNLDQPEGVQNLMCLIYKRIHMKGFVVFDYYNIYPKFLDVMLPYIREGKIMYVEDIAEGLESGPAALVGLYSGRNVGKQVVLIARE; encoded by the exons ATGGCTAGTGTTGTAGGTGAAGAAGTGAGGAACAAGCAAGTAATATTGAAGGACTACGTGACTGGTTTTCCTAAAGAGTCAGACATGCAAGTGATCAATGGAACCATGAAACTGAAGCTTCAAGAGGGATCCCATGGAATAGTAGTGAAGAACCTTTACTTGTCCTGTGATCCTTACATGCGTATCCGGATGACAAGAGTTGAGGGTCCTAACGTGTTTACCTCCTATACTCCTGGCTct CCATTAACTGGGTTTGGGGTGGCCAAAGTTTTGGATTCAGGACACCCAAACTTCAAGAAAGGTGACTTGATTTGGGGCACAATTTCATGGGAAGAATACAGCCTCATCACAGAACTGGAAGGACTCTTTAAAATCAAGCACACTGATGTACCCCTTTCCTACTATACTGGAATTCTTG GAGAGTATGTCTTCATTTCTGCTGCATCAGGTGCAGTTGGTCAGCTTGTTGGGCAATTTGCAAAGTTGATGGGTTGCTATGTAGTTGGTACTGCTGGAAGTAAAGAAAAG GTTGATCTACTGCGGAACAAGTTTGGGTTTGATGAGGCTTTCAATTATAAGGAAGAAACTGACTTGGACGGAGCTTTGAAGAG GTACTTCCCTGAGGGCATTGATATCTACTTTGAGAACGTAGGGGGAAAAATGCTTGATGCTGTGCTTCTCAATATGAAAGACCATGGCAGGATTTCTGTATGTGGACTGGTTTCACAATACAATCTTGATCAGCCTGAAGGTGTTCAGAACTTGATGTGTCTTATTTATAAAAGAATTCACATGAAAGGATTTGTTGTCTTTGATTACTATAACATTTATCCCAAGTTCTTGGATGTAATGCTGCCTTACATAAGAGAAGGGAAGATAATGTATGTGGAAGACATAGCTGAAGGCCTTGAGAGTGGCCCTGCTGCTCTGGTAGGACTTTATAGTGGCCGCAATGTTGGGAAACAAGTTGTTTTGATTGCTCGGGAGTGA